A window of Pantoea agglomerans contains these coding sequences:
- a CDS encoding zinc-binding alcohol dehydrogenase family protein gives MTTMKTLVIAEPKKMVWTTREQPAPAAGEALIKIIAAGICGTDIHAWAGNQPFFSYPRVLGHELCGEVVALGDGAEGVEPGQRVALIPYISCLRCDACQSGKTNCCEKISVIGVHQDGGFCEYLAVPAGNLLQVEEVAPEAAALIEPFAISAHAVRRASVGADEDVLVVGAGPIGLGVAAIAAAAGAQVVVADTSAFRRAHVAKELGLTALDPTRDDFYDALRAQFNGRLALKVIDATGSPAAMNNAVNLMRHGGTVVYVGLHKGDLTIPDSEFHKKESTLMGSRNATREDFDRVRDLMASGQLRAGMMLNAHFAFSTLAESFEPQVINNRELIKGVIHFDR, from the coding sequence ATGACAACAATGAAAACCCTGGTCATCGCTGAACCTAAAAAAATGGTCTGGACCACGCGCGAGCAGCCTGCGCCTGCGGCGGGCGAGGCGCTGATTAAAATCATCGCCGCCGGCATTTGCGGCACCGATATCCACGCCTGGGCGGGCAACCAGCCTTTCTTCAGCTATCCACGCGTGCTGGGACATGAGCTGTGCGGCGAAGTCGTGGCGCTGGGCGACGGCGCGGAAGGGGTTGAGCCAGGCCAGCGCGTGGCGCTGATCCCCTATATCTCCTGCCTGCGCTGCGACGCCTGCCAGAGCGGCAAGACCAACTGCTGCGAAAAGATCTCTGTTATCGGCGTGCATCAGGATGGCGGCTTTTGCGAGTATCTCGCGGTGCCGGCCGGTAATCTGCTGCAGGTAGAGGAGGTCGCGCCGGAAGCGGCCGCGCTGATTGAGCCGTTCGCCATCAGCGCGCATGCGGTGCGTCGGGCAAGCGTCGGCGCGGATGAGGATGTGCTGGTGGTGGGCGCGGGGCCAATCGGGCTGGGCGTGGCGGCGATTGCGGCGGCGGCAGGCGCTCAGGTCGTGGTGGCGGACACCAGCGCGTTTCGCCGCGCGCACGTTGCCAAAGAGCTGGGCCTGACGGCGCTCGATCCAACGCGCGATGATTTTTACGATGCGCTGCGCGCGCAGTTTAACGGCAGGCTGGCGCTGAAGGTAATCGACGCGACCGGCAGCCCTGCGGCGATGAACAACGCGGTCAACCTGATGCGCCACGGCGGTACCGTGGTCTATGTCGGCCTGCATAAAGGCGATCTGACCATCCCGGACAGCGAGTTCCACAAGAAAGAGAGCACCTTAATGGGCAGCCGCAACGCGACGCGCGAAGACTTCGATCGCGTGCGCGACCTGATGGCGAGCGGCCAGCTGCGCGCTGGCATGATGCTCAACGCGCACTTCGCCTTCTCGACGCTGGCGGAAAGTTTCGAGCCACAGGTGATCAACAACCGCGAGCTGATTAAGGGCGTTATTCACTTCGATCGCTAA
- a CDS encoding nucleoside hydrolase, with amino-acid sequence MRTLIFDTDIGVDDAFALAYAARTQRLLGITTVFGNVAVGQAVKNARLFCDRMRIDAPVYRGCSRPLALAPSEPAKLHGEDGLGDAFANPYSDAAPDAVPFIIDSVRARPHEVTLVAIGPLTNIASAINQAPDIIPLVKELVIMGGAFGTDGHSGNVTPFAEFNIWKDPHAADQVLSSALNIVVMPLDVTHKVLISGKEVQQLNQPVLSAIVRPYLAYSLQKEGFDGMALHDTLAIAWLCQPEAFQLSEGPLRVITEGIARGQTVRKLSALASREDPFRHLPAQRVALGVDAEQVRDHFFRTLSDRSE; translated from the coding sequence ATGCGCACTCTGATTTTCGATACCGATATCGGCGTAGATGACGCCTTCGCGCTGGCTTACGCGGCGCGCACGCAGCGGCTGCTGGGCATCACAACGGTGTTCGGCAACGTGGCGGTGGGCCAGGCGGTAAAAAACGCTCGCCTGTTTTGCGACAGGATGCGGATCGACGCCCCGGTCTATCGCGGCTGTTCGCGCCCGCTGGCGCTGGCACCCAGCGAGCCGGCGAAGCTGCACGGCGAAGATGGCCTGGGTGACGCGTTTGCCAACCCCTACAGCGACGCCGCGCCGGACGCGGTGCCCTTTATTATCGACAGCGTGCGCGCGCGGCCGCATGAGGTGACGCTGGTGGCGATTGGCCCGCTGACCAATATCGCCAGCGCCATCAATCAGGCGCCCGATATTATCCCGCTGGTGAAAGAGCTGGTGATTATGGGCGGTGCCTTCGGCACCGACGGCCACAGCGGCAACGTCACCCCCTTCGCCGAGTTCAATATCTGGAAAGATCCGCACGCCGCCGATCAGGTGCTCAGCTCGGCGCTAAACATCGTGGTGATGCCGCTCGACGTGACGCACAAGGTGCTGATCAGCGGCAAGGAAGTGCAACAGCTTAACCAGCCTGTGCTGAGCGCCATCGTGCGGCCCTATCTTGCCTACAGCCTGCAAAAAGAGGGCTTCGACGGCATGGCGCTGCACGATACGCTGGCGATCGCCTGGCTCTGCCAGCCCGAGGCGTTTCAGCTGAGCGAAGGGCCGCTGCGCGTTATCACCGAGGGCATCGCGCGCGGGCAAACGGTGCGTAAGCTGAGCGCGCTGGCGTCGCGGGAGGATCCGTTTCGCCATCTGCCCGCCCAGCGCGTGGCGCTGGGGGTCGACGCCGAACAGGTGCGCGACCACTTCTTTCGCACCCTTAGCGATCGAAGTGAATAA
- a CDS encoding type II toxin-antitoxin system Phd/YefM family antitoxin → MHKLNLYEAKTHFSKLIAHVAATGEEYIIARNGQPMAKLVPLTPAEKTPRIGFMKEKGEISVPDNFNQLHADKIEALFYGNSEHGTREE, encoded by the coding sequence ATGCACAAGTTGAACCTTTACGAGGCAAAAACGCATTTTTCTAAACTCATAGCGCATGTAGCGGCTACAGGTGAGGAATATATTATCGCCCGAAACGGTCAGCCGATGGCGAAGCTCGTTCCTCTGACTCCGGCTGAGAAAACGCCGCGCATCGGGTTTATGAAAGAGAAGGGCGAAATCAGCGTGCCAGACAACTTTAACCAACTGCACGCCGACAAGATTGAAGCGCTGTTTTACGGGAATAGCGAGCATGGCACCAGGGAAGAATAA
- a CDS encoding type II toxin-antitoxin system VapC family toxin — protein MAPGKNKASASTEGGYLIDTHALIWIGWQPEKLATETIAILADHNNRLYYSPASIQEIAIKADLGKPDFGFDPVSLTEGLKEAGYIELPITSRHACSIRNLPEKMHKDPFDRLLVAQAREENLILITNDEKIIQYCSDYIKIIKCC, from the coding sequence ATGGCACCAGGGAAGAATAAAGCTTCTGCTTCGACAGAAGGCGGATATTTAATTGATACCCATGCCCTTATCTGGATTGGCTGGCAGCCAGAAAAACTCGCTACAGAGACCATCGCTATCCTGGCCGACCACAATAATCGACTTTATTATTCGCCTGCCTCAATTCAGGAAATCGCTATCAAGGCCGATTTAGGTAAACCCGATTTTGGCTTTGATCCAGTCAGCCTGACTGAAGGATTAAAAGAGGCGGGCTATATTGAACTCCCCATTACCTCACGCCATGCCTGCTCCATCCGCAACTTACCAGAAAAGATGCATAAAGATCCTTTTGATCGTTTGCTGGTCGCCCAGGCTCGAGAAGAAAATCTGATCTTAATAACCAATGATGAAAAGATTATTCAGTACTGCTCTGACTATATAAAAATTATTAAATGCTGTTAG
- the crcB gene encoding fluoride efflux transporter CrcB, with the protein MLKSLFAVMLGGATGCTLRWLISLRFNALFPSLPPGTLLVNLAGGFIIGAALAWFMKYPQLDPAWKLLIVTGLCGGLTTFSTFSAEILMLLQSGKYLWAMASVLVHVTGSLLMTFAGFALVNLLG; encoded by the coding sequence ATGTTGAAGTCGCTGTTCGCCGTTATGCTGGGCGGCGCTACCGGCTGTACGCTGCGCTGGCTTATCTCGCTGCGCTTTAACGCGCTCTTTCCCAGCCTGCCGCCGGGCACGCTGCTGGTGAATCTGGCAGGCGGATTTATTATCGGCGCCGCGCTGGCCTGGTTTATGAAATACCCTCAGCTTGATCCCGCCTGGAAGCTGCTGATCGTCACCGGCTTATGCGGCGGCCTGACGACCTTCTCCACTTTCTCGGCAGAAATCCTTATGTTGCTACAATCAGGTAAATATTTGTGGGCGATGGCGAGCGTGCTGGTGCACGTTACCGGATCGCTGCTGATGACCTTCGCCGGCTTCGCGCTGGTGAATCTGCTCGGCTAA
- a CDS encoding sugar phosphate isomerase/epimerase family protein, with protein MTQPAFLNLVLLSGNTEEKLQAARDAGFDQVEIWREDVEACQAGAARLAQQGMGFTNLQVLRDFTGAPGELRRQKRDELRQFIALAQALGCDTIQAPATTRDDAIVQQIDEDLRWLASEAARFDMRIMYEPMAWCSVDNTLPKAWERLRRLDQPNIGLVVDLFHICALGGDASHLDGIPAERIYEVQLCDMAVQPAPQDKEAIMQLAKHRRQLPGAGIIDVGSFVDKLKSAGYRGPVGIEVFNDDLKRLPPHEAARQAYAALRRFWP; from the coding sequence ATGACTCAGCCTGCATTCCTTAACCTGGTGCTGTTAAGCGGTAATACCGAAGAGAAACTTCAGGCGGCGCGCGACGCCGGATTCGATCAGGTCGAAATCTGGCGGGAAGATGTTGAAGCCTGTCAGGCTGGCGCGGCGCGTCTGGCGCAGCAGGGGATGGGCTTCACCAACCTGCAGGTGCTGCGCGACTTCACCGGTGCCCCTGGCGAGCTGCGTCGGCAAAAGCGGGACGAGCTGCGGCAGTTTATCGCCCTGGCGCAGGCGCTGGGCTGCGACACCATTCAGGCGCCCGCCACCACGCGCGACGACGCTATCGTGCAGCAAATCGACGAGGATCTGCGCTGGCTCGCTTCCGAGGCTGCGCGCTTCGACATGCGCATCATGTATGAGCCGATGGCGTGGTGCAGCGTCGACAATACGCTGCCGAAAGCCTGGGAGCGGCTGCGGCGGCTGGATCAACCCAATATCGGGCTGGTGGTGGATCTGTTTCATATCTGTGCGCTGGGCGGCGACGCCTCGCATCTCGATGGCATTCCCGCCGAGCGGATTTATGAAGTGCAGCTGTGCGATATGGCGGTTCAGCCGGCACCGCAGGATAAAGAGGCGATTATGCAGCTCGCGAAGCACCGGCGCCAGCTGCCCGGCGCGGGCATCATCGACGTCGGCAGCTTTGTCGATAAGCTAAAAAGCGCGGGCTACCGGGGACCGGTAGGGATTGAAGTGTTTAATGACGACCTGAAGCGCCTGCCGCCACATGAGGCGGCGCGGCAGGCGTATGCCGCGCTCAGGCGTTTCTGGCCTTAA
- a CDS encoding alpha/beta hydrolase, whose product MAKALVIFLHGVGSNGDDLAALGRHWAPLLPDVIFAAPDAPYPFPHGAGFEWFSLDGVTPDNRPARVRAARAAFDATLEAILARHGLRDQWDNVVLVGFSQGSIMALDALASGRFPLAGVVAFSGRLAFDEPLSPSVQTPALLIHGHADAVIPWRESESAAQRLKAAGVSLELQLEPRTEHTISAQGAMRAAAFIAQCLQD is encoded by the coding sequence ATGGCGAAAGCGTTAGTGATTTTTCTGCATGGCGTCGGCAGTAACGGCGATGATTTAGCGGCGCTGGGCCGTCACTGGGCGCCGCTGCTGCCGGACGTTATCTTCGCCGCGCCCGATGCGCCTTACCCTTTTCCACACGGCGCAGGTTTTGAGTGGTTTAGCCTCGACGGCGTGACGCCGGACAACCGACCGGCGCGGGTACGCGCCGCACGCGCCGCCTTCGACGCCACGCTGGAGGCGATTCTCGCGCGGCACGGGCTACGCGACCAGTGGGACAACGTGGTGCTGGTCGGCTTTTCACAGGGATCAATCATGGCGCTCGACGCGCTGGCGTCTGGACGCTTCCCGCTGGCGGGCGTGGTGGCCTTCTCCGGCCGGCTGGCGTTTGACGAGCCGCTGTCGCCTTCGGTTCAGACCCCTGCGCTGCTGATCCACGGCCACGCCGACGCGGTGATCCCGTGGCGCGAGAGCGAATCAGCCGCGCAGCGCCTGAAAGCCGCTGGCGTCTCCCTTGAGCTTCAGCTTGAACCCCGAACCGAACACACCATTTCCGCGCAGGGCGCGATGCGCGCCGCCGCGTTTATCGCGCAGTGTCTGCAGGATTAA
- a CDS encoding glutathione S-transferase family protein, with protein sequence MLVRGKWSAEWHPVQATDKQGGFVRQTSSFRHWISSDGSAPFPAEPDRYHLYVALICPWASRALIARKLKGLESVISVSVVAPQLGEQGWRFGGFPGADRDTLNGASYLHELYTRADADFTGRATVPVLWDKKTQTIVNNESADIVRMFNSGFGDLADNRIDLYPGALRAEIDALNAAIYPRLNNGVYRAGFATTQLSYQQAYSDVFEQLNELEARLADGRTFLFGERVTETDIRLFVTLIRFDVAYYGLFKCNQRRVRDYPLLNRYLKSMLSISGVRETVDIEHIKQGYYSIKALNPNGIVPAGPDMSEYGF encoded by the coding sequence ATGTTAGTCAGAGGTAAATGGAGTGCGGAGTGGCATCCGGTTCAGGCCACGGATAAACAGGGCGGGTTTGTTCGCCAGACGTCGAGTTTTCGCCACTGGATCAGCAGCGATGGCAGCGCCCCCTTTCCCGCCGAGCCGGATCGCTACCATCTCTATGTCGCGCTGATCTGTCCCTGGGCCTCGCGCGCGCTGATCGCCCGCAAGCTAAAAGGGCTGGAGTCGGTTATCAGCGTGTCGGTGGTTGCGCCGCAGCTGGGCGAACAGGGCTGGCGCTTCGGCGGCTTTCCCGGCGCGGATCGCGATACGCTCAACGGTGCCAGTTATCTGCACGAGCTTTACACCCGCGCCGATGCCGATTTTACCGGACGCGCCACCGTGCCGGTGCTGTGGGACAAAAAGACGCAGACCATCGTTAACAACGAGTCGGCGGATATCGTGCGCATGTTTAACAGCGGTTTTGGCGACCTCGCCGATAACCGTATCGATCTCTATCCCGGCGCGCTGCGCGCTGAAATCGACGCGCTGAACGCGGCGATCTACCCGCGCCTGAACAACGGCGTCTACCGCGCTGGTTTCGCTACCACCCAGCTCAGCTATCAACAGGCCTATAGCGACGTATTTGAACAGCTGAACGAGCTGGAAGCGCGCCTGGCGGACGGCCGCACTTTCCTCTTCGGCGAGCGCGTCACCGAGACCGATATTCGCCTGTTCGTGACGCTTATTCGCTTCGACGTTGCCTATTACGGCCTGTTCAAGTGCAATCAGCGCCGGGTGCGCGACTATCCGTTGCTCAACCGCTATCTGAAAAGCATGCTGTCGATTTCCGGCGTGCGCGAAACGGTAGATATCGAGCACATCAAACAGGGCTATTATTCTATTAAGGCGCTCAATCCCAACGGGATCGTGCCGGCAGGCCCGGATATGAGCGAGTACGGTTTTTAA
- a CDS encoding LysR family transcriptional regulator, giving the protein MDRLDCDRMFVAVLELGSFAAAAARLGVSSGQASKLVSRLERQLGVQLVKRSTRALSPTDVGRTYYEQVKTLLDAFDALDASVRESAGTPSGRLKISAPVTFGSAVLSHVLVAFARRYPLIELDVSFSDRPVSIVDEGFDIAVRIGNLSDSSLIARRLGEIAVRLAAAPRYLQQHGTPLHWRAIGDHQCITDTNFRDPWNWPFASEEGETVTVPVRGRVRFANTEACLQAAVAGLGIARLPDFIAAPALQRGDIVPVLADYDVPPLGLFALYPAARHLAQRTRLLVDFLADHFDRFPPGQFLPEWKE; this is encoded by the coding sequence ATGGATCGGCTTGATTGTGACCGGATGTTCGTCGCCGTGCTGGAGCTGGGCAGCTTTGCCGCGGCGGCGGCGCGGCTCGGCGTCAGCAGCGGCCAGGCGTCAAAACTCGTGTCGAGACTGGAGCGGCAGCTCGGCGTGCAGCTGGTGAAGCGCAGCACGCGCGCCCTGTCGCCTACCGACGTCGGCCGCACCTATTATGAACAGGTCAAAACCCTGCTTGACGCCTTTGACGCGCTCGATGCCAGCGTGCGCGAAAGCGCCGGTACGCCGAGCGGACGGTTGAAAATCAGCGCGCCCGTGACCTTCGGCAGCGCGGTGCTCTCCCACGTGCTGGTCGCCTTTGCCAGACGCTATCCGCTGATCGAACTGGACGTCAGCTTTTCCGATCGCCCGGTCAGTATCGTGGACGAAGGCTTCGATATCGCCGTGCGTATCGGCAACCTGAGCGACAGCAGCCTGATTGCGCGCCGCCTGGGGGAAATCGCGGTGCGCCTCGCCGCCGCGCCGCGCTATCTGCAGCAGCACGGCACGCCGCTGCACTGGCGCGCCATCGGCGATCATCAGTGTATTACCGACACGAACTTCCGCGATCCCTGGAACTGGCCGTTCGCCAGCGAGGAGGGCGAGACGGTGACCGTGCCGGTGCGCGGCCGCGTGCGCTTCGCCAATACCGAAGCCTGCCTGCAGGCAGCGGTTGCCGGACTGGGCATCGCACGCCTGCCCGATTTTATCGCCGCCCCGGCGCTGCAGCGCGGCGATATCGTGCCGGTGCTGGCGGACTACGACGTGCCGCCGCTCGGCCTGTTCGCGCTCTACCCCGCCGCGCGCCATCTGGCGCAGCGCACCCGACTGCTGGTCGATTTTCTGGCGGATCACTTCGATCGTTTTCCGCCCGGCCAGTTCCTTCCAGAATGGAAGGAATGA
- a CDS encoding oxidoreductase, with translation MKKIMITGVSSGFGQALAQAALAAGHSVFGTVRSQQALDAFTARDPARAHGAILDLTDPERIAPLVATFEEAYGPLDVLINNAGYGHEGIFEEATLEEMRHQFDVNLWGAVAMMKALVPRFRARRRGQIINITSMGGFITLPGISDYCASKFALEAFSETLSQELAGFGIAVTAVAPGSFRTDWAGRSMVRSPRTLHDYDALFDPVREARLAKSGRQNGDPHKAALAILSLLDHPAPPAHLLLGSDALQLVRDKLRSLESSLAEWESVTRSTDG, from the coding sequence ATGAAAAAGATCATGATCACCGGCGTCAGCAGCGGTTTCGGTCAGGCGCTGGCGCAGGCGGCGCTGGCCGCCGGCCACAGCGTTTTCGGCACCGTGCGCAGCCAGCAGGCGCTGGACGCCTTTACGGCGCGCGATCCGGCACGCGCCCACGGTGCCATTCTCGATCTTACCGACCCTGAACGCATCGCCCCGCTGGTGGCGACGTTTGAAGAGGCGTACGGCCCGCTCGACGTGCTGATCAACAATGCGGGCTATGGCCATGAGGGTATTTTCGAAGAGGCGACGCTGGAGGAGATGCGCCACCAGTTTGACGTGAACCTGTGGGGAGCGGTGGCGATGATGAAGGCGCTGGTGCCGCGTTTCCGCGCTCGGCGGCGCGGGCAGATTATCAATATCACCTCAATGGGCGGCTTTATTACGCTGCCCGGCATCAGCGACTACTGCGCCAGCAAATTCGCGCTGGAAGCCTTTTCAGAGACCCTGAGTCAGGAGCTGGCCGGGTTCGGTATCGCCGTGACCGCCGTCGCGCCGGGCTCGTTTCGCACCGACTGGGCAGGCCGATCGATGGTGCGCAGCCCGCGTACCCTTCACGACTACGATGCGCTCTTCGATCCGGTACGGGAAGCGCGTCTCGCCAAAAGCGGCCGCCAGAACGGCGATCCCCATAAAGCGGCGCTGGCCATCCTCAGCCTGCTGGATCACCCCGCGCCGCCGGCGCATCTGCTGCTGGGCAGCGACGCGCTGCAGCTGGTGCGCGACAAACTGCGCAGCCTTGAGAGCAGCCTCGCCGAATGGGAGAGCGTCACGCGTTCAACCGACGGCTAA
- a CDS encoding AraC family transcriptional regulator — protein sequence MNADALRLIAALAPQEGYNLTPLPDVRLLRANRPLSRTPVLYDPGIVIVLQGRKRGYFGDRVYCYDAQHYLAVSVPVPFIMETDASAEAPLLAIYMHLDLPVAAELLLQMEQAGATVTHQPAGMVSTPLDDALQRSVTRLLYALGDPLQAALLGPALVREIYFHVLSGEQGGELRAALTQQGAFGKIAQALRHIHQHYAQELDIAQLARRAGMSHATFHAHFRAVTQTSPMQYVKSIRLHQARLLMVRQQMTAAGASLAVGYESPSQFSREFRRLFGRSPGEEARRLRNGFALPPAQPNARFIASH from the coding sequence ATGAACGCCGACGCACTCCGCCTGATTGCCGCCCTTGCGCCGCAGGAAGGCTATAACCTGACGCCGCTGCCCGATGTGCGGCTGCTGCGCGCCAACCGTCCGCTGAGCCGCACGCCGGTGCTCTACGATCCCGGCATCGTGATCGTGCTGCAGGGGCGCAAGCGCGGCTATTTTGGCGATCGCGTCTATTGCTACGATGCGCAGCACTATCTGGCGGTTTCCGTGCCGGTCCCCTTTATTATGGAGACCGACGCCAGCGCCGAGGCGCCGCTGCTGGCGATCTATATGCACCTCGACTTGCCCGTAGCGGCGGAGCTGCTGCTGCAGATGGAGCAGGCGGGCGCAACGGTGACGCACCAGCCGGCCGGGATGGTTTCCACGCCGCTCGACGATGCGCTACAACGCTCGGTGACGCGGCTGCTGTATGCGCTGGGCGATCCGCTACAGGCCGCGCTGCTTGGCCCGGCGCTGGTGCGGGAAATCTACTTCCACGTATTGAGCGGCGAGCAGGGAGGAGAACTGCGCGCCGCCCTGACGCAGCAGGGCGCCTTTGGCAAAATCGCCCAGGCGCTGCGTCATATTCATCAGCACTATGCGCAGGAACTTGATATCGCGCAGCTTGCCCGCCGCGCCGGCATGAGCCACGCAACCTTTCACGCTCACTTTCGCGCCGTAACCCAGACGTCGCCGATGCAGTACGTGAAGTCGATCCGCCTGCACCAGGCGCGGCTGCTGATGGTGCGCCAGCAGATGACCGCCGCTGGCGCCAGCCTGGCGGTGGGATATGAAAGCCCTTCGCAGTTCAGCCGCGAATTCCGCCGACTGTTTGGCCGGTCGCCGGGCGAAGAAGCCAGGCGGCTGCGTAACGGCTTCGCTCTGCCGCCCGCCCAGCCGAACGCCCGCTTCATCGCTTCACATTAG
- a CDS encoding GNAT family N-acetyltransferase: MSLLHLASLADVDAAEWDALLPDDQPFLRHAFLLALEESGSVRAESGWQSDHLLWREAGALRAALPGYRKRNSWGEYVFDHAWADACQRAGIRYYPKWLGAIPFSPVTGARLLGDAQAATQLLAALPETLHQHGLSSAHINFTDARGDALLEPQPDWLMRLGCQYHWHNRGYRDFQDFLDTLMSRKRKQLRKERERVAQSGFEFNWYRGDQLREDQWDFVYTCYANTYAVRGQRPYLTRDFFSLLAARMPHSIRVAIAHLHQQPAAMAFCLVDGETLYGRYWGCLAEFDRLHFETCFYQGMDYAIAAGLKRFDAGAQGEHKLVRGFEPQLTTSWHYLAHPGLRDAVADFLQEERQGVRAWADEARDALPYRRGDQ; the protein is encoded by the coding sequence ATGTCTCTGCTTCACCTTGCTTCGCTGGCGGATGTTGACGCCGCTGAATGGGACGCGCTGCTGCCCGACGATCAGCCCTTTTTACGCCACGCCTTTCTGCTGGCGCTGGAGGAGAGCGGCAGCGTTCGCGCCGAAAGCGGCTGGCAGTCGGATCATCTGCTGTGGCGGGAAGCGGGCGCGCTGCGCGCTGCGCTGCCCGGCTACCGCAAGCGCAACTCATGGGGCGAATATGTCTTCGATCACGCCTGGGCGGACGCCTGCCAGCGCGCGGGCATTCGCTACTATCCGAAATGGCTGGGGGCCATTCCCTTTAGCCCGGTGACCGGCGCGCGCCTGCTGGGCGACGCGCAGGCCGCCACGCAGCTGCTCGCCGCGCTGCCGGAGACGCTGCACCAGCACGGACTGAGCAGTGCGCATATCAATTTCACCGACGCGCGTGGCGATGCGCTGCTTGAGCCGCAGCCAGACTGGCTGATGCGCCTCGGCTGTCAGTATCACTGGCACAATCGCGGCTACCGCGACTTTCAGGACTTCCTCGACACGCTGATGTCGCGCAAGCGCAAACAGCTGCGCAAAGAGCGCGAGCGGGTGGCGCAGAGCGGCTTTGAATTTAACTGGTATCGCGGCGACCAGCTGCGCGAGGATCAGTGGGACTTTGTTTATACCTGCTACGCCAACACCTATGCGGTGCGCGGCCAGCGGCCCTATCTGACGCGCGACTTTTTCAGCCTGCTGGCGGCGCGCATGCCGCACAGCATTCGCGTGGCGATCGCGCATCTGCACCAGCAGCCGGCGGCGATGGCGTTCTGTCTGGTGGATGGCGAGACGCTATATGGCCGCTACTGGGGCTGCCTGGCGGAGTTCGATCGCCTGCACTTCGAAACCTGTTTCTATCAGGGCATGGACTACGCCATCGCCGCCGGCCTGAAGCGGTTCGACGCCGGCGCGCAGGGGGAGCATAAGCTGGTGCGCGGCTTTGAGCCGCAGCTCACCACCTCATGGCACTATCTGGCGCATCCCGGCCTGCGCGATGCGGTGGCAGATTTTCTTCAGGAAGAGCGACAAGGCGTGCGCGCGTGGGCTGATGAGGCGCGCGACGCCTTGCCGTATCGACGTGGCGATCAGTGA